The following are encoded together in the Candidatus Nezhaarchaeales archaeon genome:
- a CDS encoding HepT-like ribonuclease domain-containing protein: protein MRVKRQFSLVESYFRDFLRFRGRGESVYAVERVAQLLIQSILDTGAMMAVELGLRKPESYKGLASLIAEKLGLSVEDERFLSGLAGFRNLLVHGYAEVNRELEEEAFKEIEDRLGKIVEALRKFIDGLGDPGKGLNQLGERLRGVFERYKVRYAVLFGSMAREGVGRDFDIAVSMDAKSALELGELLTDMAEALSVKEEQIDLVHVESAGLGMLYTILNEGVLIYGNPEEAKEHLYKRYLELLDLASRSY, encoded by the coding sequence ATGAGGGTTAAGAGGCAGTTTAGCCTAGTGGAGTCGTATTTTAGGGATTTCCTTAGGTTTAGGGGGCGGGGTGAATCCGTATACGCTGTGGAAAGGGTTGCTCAGCTACTTATTCAATCGATACTGGATACTGGCGCCATGATGGCCGTGGAGCTGGGGCTTAGGAAGCCGGAAAGCTATAAGGGGCTCGCGAGCCTAATTGCCGAGAAGCTTGGTTTAAGCGTTGAGGATGAAAGGTTTCTCTCAGGTTTAGCCGGTTTTAGAAACTTACTGGTTCACGGCTACGCGGAGGTTAATAGGGAGCTTGAGGAGGAGGCCTTTAAGGAGATTGAAGATAGGCTCGGCAAAATAGTGGAGGCTTTAAGGAAGTTTATAGATGGGTTGGGTGATCCTGGAAAGGGCTTAAACCAGCTCGGTGAAAGGCTTAGAGGGGTTTTTGAAAGGTATAAAGTGAGGTACGCCGTGCTTTTTGGGTCTATGGCTAGGGAGGGGGTGGGAAGGGATTTTGATATAGCTGTATCGATGGATGCGAAGAGCGCTTTAGAGCTGGGTGAGCTGCTAACGGATATGGCTGAGGCGTTAAGCGTTAAAGAGGAGCAAATCGACCTGGTTCACGTAGAGTCGGCCGGGCTGGGCATGCTGTACACGATACTGAATGAAGGCGTTCTAATATACGGTAACCCTGAGGAAGCTAAGGAACACCTCTACAAGAGGTACCTTGAACTTTTAGACCTCGCGTCGAGGAGTTACTGA
- a CDS encoding indolepyruvate oxidoreductase subunit beta, producing the protein MSGEVKEVNIVIAGVGGQGAILLSEILGEAAIIEGLKVRGSEILGMAQRGGSVITVVRLGSDVFSPLVPEGKGTVLIGMEPSEALRNIRYLAKGGTAVVNVRPIVPPSVFLGLSKYGDVNEILDKIRQAAGKLIALDAVSLAEKAGSTLATNVVILGALIGTGEVPIKPETIKKVLSERFKGEVLKINLKAFELGMEASAKGV; encoded by the coding sequence TTGAGCGGGGAGGTTAAGGAGGTAAACATAGTAATAGCTGGGGTTGGAGGGCAGGGCGCTATACTATTATCCGAGATACTTGGGGAAGCGGCCATAATTGAGGGGTTAAAGGTTAGAGGCTCCGAAATCCTCGGGATGGCTCAACGCGGCGGCTCCGTGATAACGGTGGTAAGGCTTGGAAGCGATGTTTTCTCACCCTTGGTTCCTGAGGGTAAAGGCACGGTGCTCATAGGCATGGAGCCCTCCGAAGCCCTAAGGAATATTAGGTACCTGGCTAAGGGTGGAACCGCCGTAGTTAACGTGAGGCCCATAGTACCGCCATCAGTATTCTTAGGGTTAAGTAAGTACGGCGACGTTAACGAAATACTGGATAAGATAAGGCAGGCGGCAGGTAAGCTAATAGCCCTAGACGCCGTTAGCCTAGCCGAAAAAGCCGGCTCCACGCTGGCCACCAACGTAGTAATCCTCGGAGCCCTAATAGGAACCGGAGAAGTTCCAATAAAGCCTGAGACCATTAAAAAAGTTTTAAGCGAACGCTTTAAGGGTGAAGTCCTAAAAATCAACCTCAAGGCCTTCGAGCTGGGAATGGAGGCCTCCGCCAAAGGCGTATAA